A genomic window from Agrobacterium larrymoorei includes:
- a CDS encoding GlxA family transcriptional regulator has protein sequence MVTVSKTPKKRSIVFFMVPQFTMLPFTAAVETLRIANRMLGYDAYEWRLASIDGMKVTSSSGIALEANTSLAEERKCIGGENRPSMVLVCSGIDIDQYVNKSVNAWLREVNNRGIAVGSLCTGAHVLAQAGLLNGKRCAIHWENLPGFSEAFPQVEVYADLYEVDGNIYTCAGGTASLDMMLNLIGQDFGENLVNRVCEQQLTDRVRNPHDRQRLPLRARLGVQNDKVLSIIELMESNLSEPLSLLDIAEGADLSRRQVERLFRQEMGRSPARYYLEIRLDRARHLLVQSAMPVVEVAVACGFVSASHFSKCYREIYNRTPQQERAERKLVISASRMLAASSQGKAAH, from the coding sequence ATGGTCACCGTGAGCAAAACTCCCAAGAAGCGTTCAATAGTATTTTTTATGGTTCCTCAGTTCACGATGCTGCCCTTTACAGCAGCCGTGGAAACATTGCGTATCGCCAATCGTATGCTTGGCTATGACGCTTATGAATGGCGTCTTGCCTCCATCGACGGGATGAAAGTCACCTCCTCAAGCGGCATCGCGCTTGAAGCAAATACGTCTCTTGCGGAAGAGCGCAAATGTATTGGCGGCGAGAACCGACCGAGCATGGTGTTGGTCTGTTCCGGGATCGACATCGATCAATATGTGAACAAGTCGGTCAATGCCTGGCTGCGAGAGGTCAACAATCGCGGCATTGCGGTCGGTAGTCTCTGTACGGGCGCACATGTGCTTGCCCAGGCGGGACTGCTGAATGGCAAGCGCTGTGCGATCCACTGGGAAAACCTTCCAGGCTTTTCCGAGGCTTTTCCGCAAGTGGAAGTCTATGCCGATCTCTATGAGGTGGATGGCAACATCTACACCTGTGCGGGCGGAACGGCTTCGCTTGACATGATGCTGAACCTGATCGGTCAGGATTTCGGCGAAAACCTCGTGAACCGGGTCTGCGAGCAGCAGCTGACGGACCGTGTCCGCAATCCGCACGATCGTCAGCGCCTGCCGCTTCGTGCCCGTCTTGGCGTGCAGAACGACAAGGTTCTGTCGATCATCGAGTTGATGGAAAGCAATCTTTCAGAGCCGCTCTCGCTTCTCGACATTGCCGAGGGCGCGGACCTGTCTCGCCGACAGGTCGAGCGACTGTTCCGTCAGGAGATGGGCCGTTCGCCTGCACGCTACTATCTCGAGATCAGGCTTGATCGGGCACGTCACCTTCTGGTGCAGTCGGCCATGCCGGTGGTGGAAGTCGCAGTTGCCTGTGGTTTCGTCTCTGCCTCGCACTTCTCCAAGTGTTATCGCGAAATCTACAACCGCACGCCGCAACAGGAGCGTGCGGAACGCAAGCTCGTGATCAGTGCATCGAGAATGCTGGCTGCCAGCAGCCAAGGCAAGGCTGCGCATTAA
- a CDS encoding entericidin has product MTTRALATVAAILVTVASLSSCGNTIRGVGRDTANAVDATQDAGRRVDHAARR; this is encoded by the coding sequence ATGACGACACGCGCACTCGCAACCGTTGCTGCCATTCTCGTTACGGTCGCTAGCCTCAGCTCTTGCGGCAACACCATTCGCGGCGTGGGCCGCGACACGGCAAACGCTGTCGATGCAACGCAGGATGCAGGACGCCGTGTAGATCACGCAGCGCGCCGTTAA
- a CDS encoding phosphodiester glycosidase family protein, producing the protein MNLAYAAHRRPTNRNDDSLLAPRGNMRRFVIYFLSLFLATRVRGSELPSYCLRMEHVSAAYTVCSFDPRKADIRLYSRDEVTGTSYGGFAALSSALWRRHQFIVFAMNGGMYHSDLSPVGLYIDNKIEKTPISTAGGWGNFHMQPNGVFFIADGKAGVRETSAYLNANLKPDLATQSGPMLLIDGKIHPRFLPDSDSFKRRNGVGVSSDGIVHFAISEDPVRFYDFATLFRDELKTDNALYLDGTISSVDIPAMGRRDDLFPMGPIIAVVEGVPDL; encoded by the coding sequence TTGAATCTCGCTTATGCGGCGCATCGGCGCCCAACCAATAGAAACGATGATTCTTTACTTGCGCCAAGGGGAAATATGCGTCGGTTTGTAATATATTTTTTGTCGTTGTTTCTTGCAACACGAGTTCGCGGTAGCGAATTACCTTCCTACTGTCTCAGAATGGAACATGTCAGCGCCGCCTACACGGTCTGCAGCTTTGACCCGCGCAAGGCAGATATCCGGCTTTATAGTCGAGACGAAGTCACCGGCACTTCCTATGGTGGGTTTGCGGCACTGTCGTCGGCCCTGTGGCGGCGACACCAATTCATCGTCTTTGCGATGAATGGCGGCATGTATCATTCCGATCTGTCGCCAGTTGGACTGTACATCGACAACAAGATCGAGAAGACACCTATCAGCACAGCGGGGGGCTGGGGCAATTTCCACATGCAGCCGAACGGCGTTTTCTTCATTGCCGACGGGAAAGCCGGGGTGCGCGAAACCAGCGCCTACCTGAATGCTAACCTCAAACCCGACCTTGCCACGCAATCAGGCCCGATGCTCCTCATCGATGGAAAAATTCATCCGCGTTTCCTACCCGATAGCGACAGCTTCAAACGCCGAAACGGCGTTGGCGTTTCGTCCGACGGCATTGTGCATTTTGCAATCTCGGAAGACCCGGTACGCTTTTATGATTTCGCCACCCTGTTCCGCGACGAATTGAAGACGGATAACGCGCTTTATCTTGATGGCACGATCTCAAGCGTCGATATCCCTGCAATGGGCAGACGTGACGACCTTTTTCCAATGGGTCCCATCATCGCGGTCGTTGAAGGTGTGCCGGACCTATAG
- a CDS encoding transglutaminase-like cysteine peptidase, whose product MKKYSRLGLTILALAIGAFAQQAEASPGAAMRIIGKANPPIGHYEFCQTYQSECQPTSADMGPLRLTEETWKMMLDVNYTVNTTITPATDMELYGVEERWAYPTTAGDCEDFVLLKRKMLMNKGISASNLLITVVLQPNGSGHAVLTVRTDRGDFILDNLRNKVMDWSDTEYTYLKRQDSANPGRWVKIQDGRNVNAVAGIKN is encoded by the coding sequence ATGAAAAAATACAGCCGTTTGGGACTTACGATTTTAGCACTGGCCATTGGCGCATTCGCCCAGCAGGCAGAAGCGTCGCCCGGTGCAGCAATGCGAATTATCGGAAAGGCCAATCCTCCGATCGGGCATTACGAGTTCTGCCAGACCTACCAGAGCGAATGCCAGCCGACCTCGGCAGACATGGGCCCGCTGCGGCTGACGGAAGAAACCTGGAAGATGATGCTGGACGTGAACTACACGGTCAACACCACCATCACGCCAGCGACCGACATGGAACTCTATGGTGTCGAAGAGCGCTGGGCCTACCCGACCACCGCGGGTGACTGCGAAGACTTCGTGCTTCTCAAGCGCAAGATGCTGATGAACAAAGGCATCTCCGCCTCCAACCTGTTGATCACCGTCGTTCTGCAGCCAAATGGTTCGGGCCACGCCGTCCTGACCGTTCGCACAGACCGCGGTGACTTCATTCTCGACAACCTGCGCAATAAGGTCATGGACTGGTCGGACACCGAGTACACCTATCTGAAGCGCCAGGATTCTGCCAATCCAGGCCGCTGGGTGAAAATTCAGGATGGCCGCAACGTCAACGCTGTTGCCGGCATCAAGAACTGA
- the glgX gene encoding glycogen debranching protein GlgX has product MSKFGSSIQPGDFTRLGANFDGDGVNFAIFSACAERVELCLFDETGNTEIERITLPEFTNEIWHGYIPGLKPGALYGYRVHGPYDPENGHRFNPNKLLVDPYARELVGDIQWGQEQFGYDLNAEDKDLSFNEADSASKMPKCRVIDPKDYDWSGDSRPNIPWSKTIFYETHVKGFTKLHPALPEDLKGTYEGLGHKDVVAYIKSLGITSIELLPIHYFPDDSHLLDKGLKNFWGYNSLAFFAPASRYYGPRAMAGFRDMVRAFHDGGIEVILDVVYNHTAEGNELGPTLSFKGIDNFSYYRTMPDQPRYYINDTGTGNTVNTSHPRVLQLVTDSLRYWAEDMHVDGFRFDLGTILGREPEGFDQRSGFFDAVGQDPVLSRLKLVGEPWDIGPGGYQVGGFPPGWAEWNDKYRDTVREYWKDEDGTAGDFAARVLGSGDVYDLRGRKTWASVNFITAHDGFTLNDLVSYNEKHNEANGEDNKDGHSDNRSFNYGVEGPTDDEGINAVRDRQKRNFLATLLLSHGTPMILAGDEFGRSQMGNNNGYCQDSDLSWVHWEGLPESAETLRDFTRRLIELRQTHSVLRRDSWHDGTHVTWLNPGGGEQKPEHWQDPGSTSLGLRLSREGGPDGDEWNDVLILFNPHEGDVEFKLPEVENGWTTELTTADPTVTGNQIANAQNYMMEGRSLVMLRAA; this is encoded by the coding sequence ATGTCCAAGTTTGGCTCCAGCATTCAGCCCGGCGACTTCACACGCCTGGGCGCCAATTTCGATGGCGACGGCGTAAATTTTGCGATCTTCAGCGCATGTGCAGAACGAGTTGAACTTTGCCTGTTCGATGAGACAGGCAACACTGAAATTGAGCGCATCACTCTTCCAGAATTTACCAACGAAATCTGGCACGGCTATATTCCGGGGCTTAAGCCCGGCGCTCTTTATGGCTATCGTGTCCATGGGCCTTACGATCCAGAGAATGGCCATCGCTTCAATCCCAACAAGCTGCTGGTCGATCCCTATGCGCGCGAACTGGTGGGCGATATCCAATGGGGTCAGGAACAGTTTGGCTACGACCTGAACGCCGAGGACAAAGACCTGTCCTTCAACGAGGCCGACAGCGCATCCAAGATGCCCAAGTGCCGCGTGATCGATCCCAAAGACTATGACTGGAGCGGCGACAGTCGCCCGAACATCCCTTGGTCGAAGACAATCTTCTACGAGACGCACGTCAAGGGGTTCACCAAGCTGCACCCTGCCCTGCCGGAAGACCTCAAGGGCACCTATGAAGGGCTTGGGCATAAGGATGTGGTTGCCTATATCAAAAGCCTCGGCATCACGTCGATCGAGCTTCTGCCAATCCACTATTTCCCAGACGACTCTCATCTGCTCGACAAGGGCTTGAAGAACTTCTGGGGATACAATTCCCTCGCCTTTTTTGCACCGGCATCGCGCTACTACGGTCCGCGGGCCATGGCAGGCTTCCGGGATATGGTTCGCGCCTTCCACGATGGCGGCATCGAAGTCATTCTCGACGTGGTCTATAACCACACGGCGGAAGGCAATGAGCTCGGGCCAACCCTCTCGTTCAAGGGTATCGACAACTTCTCCTATTACCGCACCATGCCCGATCAGCCGCGCTATTACATCAATGACACGGGAACGGGAAACACCGTCAACACCTCGCACCCGCGTGTCCTGCAACTGGTGACGGACTCACTGCGCTACTGGGCGGAAGATATGCATGTGGATGGCTTCCGCTTCGACCTCGGCACCATATTGGGTCGCGAACCGGAAGGTTTCGACCAGCGCAGCGGTTTCTTCGATGCCGTCGGTCAGGATCCGGTGCTGTCTCGCCTGAAGCTCGTTGGTGAGCCATGGGATATCGGCCCCGGCGGTTATCAGGTCGGTGGCTTCCCTCCCGGCTGGGCAGAGTGGAACGACAAGTATCGCGACACCGTGCGTGAATATTGGAAGGACGAGGATGGCACCGCTGGCGACTTTGCCGCGCGCGTTCTCGGTTCCGGCGATGTCTACGATCTACGTGGCCGCAAGACATGGGCCAGCGTCAACTTCATCACCGCGCATGACGGCTTTACGCTAAACGATCTCGTCTCCTACAACGAAAAGCACAATGAGGCGAATGGCGAAGACAACAAGGACGGCCACAGCGATAATCGCAGCTTCAATTATGGTGTCGAAGGTCCGACGGATGATGAAGGCATCAACGCCGTTCGTGATCGCCAGAAGCGCAACTTCCTAGCAACCCTACTGCTGTCTCACGGCACCCCAATGATCCTTGCGGGGGATGAGTTCGGCCGCAGCCAAATGGGCAATAACAACGGCTACTGCCAAGACAGCGATCTCAGCTGGGTACACTGGGAAGGCCTGCCGGAAAGCGCCGAGACGCTGCGTGACTTCACCCGGCGCCTGATCGAACTGAGGCAGACTCACTCGGTGCTTCGCCGGGACAGCTGGCATGATGGCACCCATGTAACCTGGCTTAACCCAGGCGGTGGCGAGCAGAAGCCTGAACACTGGCAGGACCCGGGCAGCACCTCTCTCGGCCTGCGCCTAAGCCGCGAAGGCGGCCCGGATGGCGACGAATGGAACGACGTTCTCATTCTCTTCAATCCTCACGAAGGTGATGTCGAATTCAAGCTTCCGGAAGTCGAGAATGGCTGGACAACGGAATTGACGACCGCAGACCCCACTGTCACCGGCAATCAAATTGCCAACGCACAGAACTACATGATGGAGGGCCGCAGCCTGGTTATGCTGCGCGCTGCGTAA
- a CDS encoding L-serine ammonia-lyase, with translation MFLSVFDVFKIGIGPSSSHTMGPMSAANRFLELILSDDWPRPSGAAVSAIKVSLHGSLAFTGIGHGSGRAVVLGLTGEKPDKVDPDAMDGIIAAVERTGLVTPPGHPSYAFRPDEDLVFDKKNPLPGHANGMTFSAYDNQGRMLLKRIYYSVGGGFVVTDTELDAMRQRGKTVDNGPKVPYPFATAKEMLDMAARSGRTIAQMKRANEETVMSRDALNSRLDQIWEAMNGCIERGLKGEGIMPGGLKVRRRARSIHDKLNAEWRSNRLNPVLANDWLSVYAMAVNEENAAGGRVVTAPTNGAAGVVPATVRYFRHFHEDASVDDIRDFLLTAAAIGGIIKHNASISGAEVGCQGEVGSAAAMAAAGLAAVMGGSPAQVENAAEIALEHHLGMTCDPVAGLVQVPCIERNALGAVKAVTAASLALKGDGEHFVPLDACIETMRQTGNDMSEKYKETSTGGLAVNVVEC, from the coding sequence ATGTTTCTTTCCGTCTTCGACGTGTTCAAAATCGGCATCGGACCTTCGAGCTCCCACACCATGGGGCCCATGTCGGCCGCCAATCGCTTTCTTGAACTGATCCTGTCGGATGATTGGCCACGGCCTTCGGGTGCCGCCGTATCTGCCATCAAGGTCAGCCTGCACGGCTCGCTCGCCTTTACCGGCATTGGACATGGATCGGGCAGAGCTGTGGTTCTGGGGCTGACAGGGGAGAAGCCGGACAAGGTCGATCCAGATGCCATGGACGGCATTATCGCTGCGGTCGAGCGCACCGGTCTCGTCACGCCGCCCGGTCATCCGTCCTACGCCTTTCGTCCAGACGAAGATCTTGTGTTCGACAAGAAGAATCCACTTCCCGGTCACGCCAACGGCATGACTTTCTCTGCCTATGACAATCAGGGCAGGATGCTTTTGAAGCGCATTTATTATTCCGTCGGTGGCGGCTTCGTGGTGACCGATACCGAGCTTGACGCCATGCGCCAGCGCGGAAAGACGGTCGATAACGGCCCGAAAGTGCCTTATCCCTTTGCTACAGCAAAGGAGATGCTGGACATGGCAGCGCGCTCGGGCCGGACCATCGCTCAGATGAAGCGCGCCAATGAAGAGACGGTGATGAGCCGCGACGCGCTGAACAGCCGCCTTGACCAGATCTGGGAGGCCATGAACGGTTGTATAGAACGCGGCCTGAAAGGCGAGGGCATTATGCCGGGCGGTCTGAAGGTTCGCCGCCGCGCGCGCTCTATCCATGATAAGCTCAACGCCGAATGGCGCAGCAACCGGCTTAATCCCGTTCTCGCCAATGACTGGTTGAGCGTTTATGCCATGGCGGTGAACGAAGAGAATGCCGCTGGTGGTCGCGTCGTAACAGCTCCCACAAACGGAGCTGCTGGTGTCGTGCCAGCCACCGTGCGCTATTTTCGCCACTTCCATGAGGATGCTTCCGTCGACGATATTCGCGACTTCCTGCTGACGGCAGCCGCGATTGGCGGCATCATCAAACACAATGCCTCTATCTCCGGGGCGGAAGTCGGTTGCCAAGGTGAAGTGGGTTCTGCGGCTGCTATGGCGGCGGCAGGTCTGGCAGCGGTTATGGGTGGCTCGCCGGCACAGGTGGAGAATGCCGCCGAGATCGCGCTTGAGCATCACCTTGGCATGACATGCGATCCGGTCGCAGGACTGGTGCAGGTACCGTGTATCGAGCGCAACGCCCTTGGCGCGGTGAAGGCCGTCACGGCTGCGTCTCTGGCTTTGAAGGGAGATGGGGAGCATTTCGTCCCACTCGATGCCTGTATTGAGACCATGCGTCAGACGGGCAATGATATGAGCGAGAAATACAAGGAAACCTCTACCGGTGGCCTCGCGGTCAATGTCGTGGAATGTTGA
- a CDS encoding response regulator yields MTVLVVEDEPIIRFALVDALEEKGYRVLEASNVLEAVGVLGMNEQIAAVVTDIDMPGGLSGLDLVEILDRSQHHIAVVVTSGGHASEGLDLPADARFFSKPYHFDDILFAVRSAIAAKAKLLKKRRGLRLVGASAR; encoded by the coding sequence GTGACGGTATTGGTTGTCGAAGACGAACCGATCATTCGATTTGCCCTTGTGGATGCCTTGGAAGAGAAAGGCTACCGCGTTCTGGAAGCATCCAATGTGCTGGAGGCCGTGGGTGTGCTCGGGATGAATGAGCAGATCGCAGCAGTGGTCACGGATATCGACATGCCGGGCGGTTTATCCGGGCTTGATCTCGTCGAGATACTGGACCGGTCGCAACATCACATTGCAGTCGTCGTCACCTCTGGGGGACATGCATCCGAAGGTCTGGATCTTCCAGCCGACGCACGCTTCTTCAGCAAGCCCTATCATTTCGACGACATTCTTTTCGCCGTTCGCTCTGCGATCGCGGCGAAGGCGAAGCTCTTGAAGAAGCGTCGGGGCTTGCGTCTGGTCGGCGCTTCGGCGCGCTGA
- a CDS encoding autoinducer 2 ABC transporter substrate-binding protein has translation MRKSLILAGFLGLSLCAFSAQADEKPLFITVVKSTGFNWFKRMEVGVKEFGKENNVNAVQVGPSKADSAMQLQSLEDDISQKPKALMVVPLEAQSLEAALGKAKERGMIVVTHESADIKNADYDLEAFDNAAYGRHLMEEMAKRMNYEGQYAVFVGSLTQTTHNAWVDAAIALQKEKYPKMELVGTKNESHDDVAKAYQITKDLLKTYPKLKGIQGSDALDVVGAGQAVEEAGLGGKLSIVGTSIPSYAGDLIKAGTVSLITCWDPALAGEAMNKVALLISQGKKITDGMDLGVPGYEKITLSGKVIYGSAWLDMDKSNIDKYDF, from the coding sequence ATGAGGAAATCTCTTATTCTGGCCGGGTTTCTCGGCCTGTCCCTCTGTGCCTTTTCCGCACAGGCCGATGAAAAGCCGCTCTTCATCACTGTTGTGAAATCTACTGGATTCAACTGGTTCAAGCGGATGGAAGTCGGCGTCAAGGAGTTCGGCAAAGAGAACAATGTCAACGCTGTGCAGGTCGGACCATCGAAGGCCGATAGTGCAATGCAGCTTCAAAGCCTTGAGGATGATATCTCCCAGAAGCCGAAGGCGTTGATGGTCGTTCCGCTCGAGGCGCAGTCGCTCGAAGCAGCTCTTGGTAAAGCCAAGGAACGCGGCATGATCGTCGTGACCCATGAGTCCGCTGACATCAAGAATGCCGATTACGATCTTGAGGCATTCGACAACGCCGCTTATGGCCGTCATTTGATGGAAGAGATGGCCAAGCGCATGAATTATGAAGGCCAGTATGCCGTCTTCGTCGGCAGCCTGACGCAAACCACGCACAATGCCTGGGTGGATGCGGCGATCGCGCTGCAAAAGGAAAAATATCCAAAAATGGAACTCGTCGGCACCAAGAACGAGAGCCATGACGACGTCGCGAAGGCCTATCAGATCACGAAGGATCTGCTAAAAACCTATCCTAAGCTCAAGGGTATACAGGGCTCGGACGCTCTCGATGTCGTTGGCGCAGGTCAGGCGGTCGAGGAAGCGGGCCTTGGCGGTAAGCTCTCCATCGTCGGCACCAGCATTCCCTCCTATGCGGGCGATCTCATCAAGGCAGGCACTGTCAGTCTTATCACCTGCTGGGACCCGGCTCTTGCCGGTGAAGCCATGAACAAGGTCGCGCTGCTTATCAGCCAAGGCAAGAAGATCACCGACGGCATGGATCTCGGCGTTCCGGGATACGAGAAGATCACGCTGTCCGGCAAGGTCATCTACGGCTCGGCATGGCTCGACATGGACAAGTCGAACATCGACAAGTACGACTTCTGA
- a CDS encoding ParA family protein — MPVITFANTKGGAGKTTAAVIVASELARMGHRVTLLDADPQQWTSRWYGLTQAQKNLSVISDVSDDTIEGHIKDSKKRGGYVIVDLPGGRSPLMAKAIGLANHVLIPVQGCAMDAVGGAEVLSLLKDLADRCDIRIPHSVILTRISPIITTRSMQAVKSLLAEKMVHVLGTPLIERAAYRDMFVVGGAPHMMDPERVSNLDKACENAQALALDVVSLVPPKAVAAKSAKSTGTKAVATKPAKKAA; from the coding sequence GTGCCAGTCATTACATTTGCAAATACAAAAGGCGGTGCCGGAAAAACGACGGCCGCCGTGATCGTAGCCAGCGAGCTTGCGCGGATGGGACACCGCGTCACGTTGCTGGATGCGGATCCGCAACAATGGACGTCTAGGTGGTACGGGCTGACGCAAGCCCAGAAGAACCTATCCGTCATCTCAGACGTGAGCGACGACACCATCGAGGGGCATATCAAAGACAGCAAGAAGCGCGGCGGTTATGTTATCGTCGATCTTCCCGGTGGTCGATCACCACTTATGGCCAAGGCCATCGGCCTTGCCAACCATGTGCTTATTCCAGTGCAGGGCTGCGCCATGGACGCGGTGGGCGGCGCCGAAGTGCTCAGCCTTCTGAAAGACCTCGCAGATCGCTGTGACATCCGTATTCCTCATTCGGTTATCCTGACGCGCATAAGCCCGATCATAACCACTCGCTCCATGCAGGCTGTCAAATCCTTGCTCGCAGAGAAGATGGTGCACGTGCTTGGCACCCCCCTCATCGAACGTGCTGCCTATCGCGACATGTTCGTCGTCGGCGGTGCGCCGCACATGATGGATCCCGAGAGAGTTAGCAATTTGGACAAGGCGTGTGAGAACGCCCAGGCATTGGCGTTGGACGTTGTCAGCCTCGTTCCACCGAAAGCAGTCGCGGCGAAATCCGCCAAATCGACTGGCACGAAGGCGGTCGCTACAAAGCCGGCTAAGAAAGCGGCTTAG
- a CDS encoding DUF1489 family protein, producing the protein MALHLIKLCVGADSIEDLREWVSQRSLTAMAAGLEPHSVHTTRMIPKRMEELLDGGSLYWVIKGQVQARQRLLDIRSFTGGDGITRCDLVLGPEVIETSPAPKRPFQGWRYLKDEEAPRDLGGAGIAEDMPSDLRRELAELGLL; encoded by the coding sequence ATGGCTCTACATCTGATCAAGCTTTGCGTCGGCGCGGATTCCATCGAGGATTTGCGCGAATGGGTGTCCCAACGTTCTCTCACCGCAATGGCGGCTGGGCTGGAACCGCACAGCGTCCACACCACACGCATGATCCCAAAACGCATGGAGGAGTTGCTCGACGGCGGCTCACTTTACTGGGTGATCAAGGGGCAGGTACAGGCCCGTCAGAGACTTCTCGACATCCGCTCATTCACCGGCGGCGACGGCATCACGCGTTGCGATCTGGTTCTGGGACCGGAAGTCATCGAGACTTCACCTGCCCCAAAACGGCCTTTCCAGGGATGGCGTTATCTCAAGGACGAGGAAGCCCCGCGCGATCTGGGCGGCGCAGGCATTGCGGAAGACATGCCCTCCGACCTGCGGCGGGAACTTGCCGAGCTCGGGCTTCTGTAG
- a CDS encoding LysR family transcriptional regulator, with the protein MISIYHSEKLTDTVMTVSFRQPLPLLDNDILRTFVAIAETGNFSTAAEVVFRTPSAVSMQIKKLEEQLKTTLFLRDARSVTLTAHGETLLTYARRMIALSNEAVSRFVMPDLSGVVKLGAPDDLGQRGLLPGILKRFAEAFPAIMVDVTIDSSSQLYKRIDEQRLDLALVNCASHPLRDTGEVLMRERLVWAGAKCGTAHLRDPLPISIWEDGCIWRSEAINALDKRNRPYRVAYLSGHTMAQRAAIEADLAIAPLPRSYVQNDMVILGEREGLPPLGSFDIRLIMTDKVSRPIQAVADSIRNAFRDVAQVGEARDIK; encoded by the coding sequence ATGATATCGATCTATCATTCAGAAAAATTGACGGACACGGTCATGACTGTTTCATTTCGCCAGCCGCTCCCCCTGCTCGATAACGATATCCTTCGCACCTTCGTCGCCATTGCTGAGACAGGCAATTTCTCGACGGCTGCAGAAGTCGTGTTTCGCACACCATCAGCGGTCTCCATGCAGATCAAAAAGCTTGAAGAGCAGTTGAAGACGACGCTTTTTCTGCGTGATGCGCGGTCCGTAACGCTGACGGCACATGGCGAGACATTGTTAACCTACGCCAGAAGAATGATCGCGCTGTCGAATGAGGCAGTGTCCCGCTTTGTCATGCCGGATCTGTCCGGCGTCGTGAAGCTGGGCGCACCCGATGATCTTGGTCAGCGCGGATTGCTGCCCGGCATTCTCAAGCGCTTTGCGGAAGCCTTTCCCGCGATCATGGTGGACGTCACGATCGACTCCAGTTCTCAACTTTACAAGCGCATCGACGAGCAGCGGCTTGATCTGGCACTTGTGAATTGCGCCTCCCATCCGTTGCGCGATACCGGCGAAGTCTTGATGCGCGAACGGTTGGTCTGGGCCGGGGCCAAATGCGGCACCGCGCATCTTCGTGATCCATTGCCGATATCGATATGGGAGGATGGATGCATTTGGCGCTCCGAGGCGATCAACGCCCTGGACAAGCGTAACCGTCCTTATCGGGTCGCCTATCTCAGTGGTCACACCATGGCACAGAGAGCAGCGATCGAAGCTGACCTAGCGATAGCGCCATTGCCTCGATCCTATGTTCAGAACGACATGGTCATCCTCGGAGAAAGAGAGGGGCTGCCGCCGCTTGGCAGTTTCGATATTCGCCTCATCATGACTGACAAGGTGTCCCGCCCTATCCAGGCAGTTGCCGATAGTATTCGCAACGCATTCCGCGATGTCGCGCAGGTTGGCGAAGCCCGGGACATAAAATAG
- a CDS encoding PilZ domain-containing protein: MFSSNLAHTHVSKSVDTAEPPVTVGLSGRLMLPTEDEFDCTATEMTAESARLTCFARPNRNDRIIIYLQHIGRVEGKVTQLTADGFSVAIAATERKREKLAAQLAWIAKRQALGLPEDRRHDRLTPRHANASLLLNDGNTVACRIIDLSLSGAAIEIDPRPALGTTVRLGNMGGRIVRHFMEGVAIEFDSVQSKDALIEFL; the protein is encoded by the coding sequence ATGTTTTCATCAAATCTCGCACACACCCATGTTTCGAAATCAGTCGACACCGCTGAACCACCGGTTACCGTCGGTCTTTCCGGACGTCTTATGTTGCCGACGGAAGATGAGTTTGACTGCACTGCCACGGAAATGACGGCAGAAAGCGCGCGGCTGACATGTTTTGCCAGACCTAACCGCAACGACCGTATCATCATCTATCTGCAGCATATCGGCCGCGTCGAAGGCAAGGTTACGCAATTGACCGCCGACGGTTTCTCGGTTGCGATCGCTGCGACGGAACGCAAGCGCGAGAAACTCGCCGCTCAATTGGCGTGGATCGCTAAACGTCAAGCGCTCGGTCTGCCGGAAGACAGACGTCATGACCGCCTGACGCCGCGACATGCGAATGCCTCGCTTCTCTTGAACGACGGCAATACAGTTGCTTGCCGCATCATCGACCTTTCGCTCTCCGGTGCGGCTATCGAGATCGACCCGCGCCCGGCGCTTGGCACCACCGTTCGTCTGGGCAATATGGGCGGACGTATCGTTCGCCATTTCATGGAAGGCGTTGCGATCGAGTTCGACAGTGTTCAGTCTAAGGACGCGCTGATCGAGTTTCTCTGA